In Fastidiosipila sp., the DNA window GAGAAGAGGGAGGCGATCAAGAACTGGGTGGCGCTGAGCGCCAGGGGATCCACATCCCCCGCATAGCGGCTGACGCTGATGATATGAAAGCTGTAGCCAATTGAACCAATGAGCAAGAGCCAGTCGGCCAGCACGAAGCCGCCACTCGCGGCATAGGTCATCAGGTAAAGACCGATGAAAGACGCGGCCACCGACAGCCAGTGATGCAGTTTGACCTTTCGGCCAAAAAGCAGGGAAATCACGGGCACTAGGACAATGTAAAGGCTGGTGATGAAGCCCGCCTTGCCGGCGCTGGCCGTCAGGAGGGCGTTCTGCTGCAGGGAACTGGAAACAAATAAAATCAGGCCGATCAGCAGGCTGATCCTGAAAAACCGCCAGTCAAGCCTGGGTTTTCTGGCCAGGATAAAGGGCAGGAGCACCAGAACCCCAACCCCGTACCGCAGGGCATTGAAGGTGAAGGGCCCGATATGTTCCATGCCCGCCGATTGAGCGACAAAAGAGGTGCCCCACAAAAAGGCGGTGAGAAGGAGCAGGAGATGCGCTTTTCTGCTTTTTGACACTGGGCAGACCTCCCCGAAGGATATTTCAGTCCTTGCTGCACACGCCTAATCTTACCCCATTTAGGCAGGAAAACCTCTCTCATTCAAAGTTCCTGCGGGATCCTTGCTACAGACCGGTGGAAACTGACTTGAATGCCACCCTCAGTCCATGTACCAGGGGAATGCAAGCGATACCCGCAGGGAAGATCCGCGGCCTCAAGGATACTCCTGATGAAGTGCGTATCGATCCCGCACCAAACATATTTTGTCATCCAGACGTATAGACGGCCTAACCTTCCTTTTGAGATCGCCAACCGTTCAAGCCGGCCTAAACAGAAAACCTCCCGGCCACCAGCCGGCCAAAGGCAGCTGGAATGCAAAGGAGATAAGCTGATGTCTGTCACGAAAGACAACAGGGGGCAGCACGCAAAAGAGGTGGGGGCTGGCCAGTTTCTGCGCCGATGATTGACCTCACCCCATTTGTTTTCGCCGCTTGCCTGCTAGCCTGCGTGCTGTTTCAGGAATTCCAAAGTCGCCTGGTTAAAACCCTCGACATCTTGGTAGATCGGCGCGTGGGCACAGCCTTCAAAGACAACCAGCCGGGCATCCTCGATGGCGTTCTGCATGGCTTGTGCAAAGCGGGTGGATGTGATCAGATCGTGACGGCCAAAGGTGATCTGTGTCGGCGCCTTGATGCGCCCGAGCTGCTCTTCCGCATCGTGTTCAATGACAGCCTGGGACTGGCGCAGGAAAGCATCCAGGGGCTGTTCAGGCCTGCTTCTGACAAAGTCGGCCAGCGACTGGACATAGTCCGGTTTTTCGGCGTAGAGCTCGGGTGTGAAGCACCAGGGAAAAATGCCGAGGATGACCATCTCCGTCACACTGTTCAGACCCTTGGCCATGACCTGCCAGCCTTCAACCACGGTTTTAAGGAAGGGATCCGTCTTGGGCCAGCCGCTGTGGAGTGACAGTGACTTGACTTTTTCGGGATATTTGGCAGCAAGCCACATGCCGGTCGCGGCGCCCAGTGACAGACCGGACACATGCGCCTTTTCAATCTTCAGAGCCTGCATCAGAGCCGCAATATCGTCGGCAAACAACTCCATGGAGTAGTCCCCGGCGGGCTTGTCCGTCATGCCGGCCCCCCTCGGGTCAACCGAGATACAGGTAAATTCCTTGGCATAATCCGCCACCTGGAAAGCGTAGCAGGCATGGTCCGCCGCCAGGTAAGGTATGAGGACAAGCGGCTCACCGCTTCCATCTTGCTCATAGTTCATGGTGATTCCGTTAACTTTAACTTCAGGCATTCCAAGTCTCCTTTCAGTCTCTGCGCCTGGGCGCCCTGCCGATATAACCAGGCGGCGGACTGGTTCAGCCCGCCGCCGGATCACTGAATGGATGGACTTAACTAATTATCTCCAGTCTACGCCTTTTCTCCCATCCCGCAACCTTAAGGCTTTTCGTCCGGGCCATGACCGCCAATCACTCCGGCCAGATGGTCCTCCAGGGTATGGACGCCCTGTGCCCGCACGTCTTCCACCTCCTCATAAGTCAGCTCGCAGACAATTTCTTTTCGCGCCTGATCAGGAAACCCTCCTTCGAAGAAAAGAAGGCATAACCTGCCTCATCCAAACGGCACTTGCCCACAGTTCGCTCAAACACAGTATTGGCGTAAGTCTTGTTGTCTGCCTGCTTTCTGAAAATGGCATCGGCAAAATCGCTGCCGGCACCTAATTTCTTGAAGGCTGTCTTGATACTGCTTTCAGTAAGCTAACTCTCTATGACGGGATGCATCTCAATGTAGCCCCGCCAGCCCTCCGGCTTCAATTGCATTTTGGGTGCCAGATCGGGCGCATACCGGTAGCCGTAGACTTCCGGCTTGAACCTTTGGATGCGGTCCATGCAAAGACCGACAGCCTCCTGAAAATTTTGATCATTATAGGGTTCTCCCTGGAAAACAAGAAATTTGCAGGGTTCCAGATCAATCAGATCAAAACCTGCAGGAACTCCGCCTGTGTAGTCAGCTCCAACCTCCACGCCGTGGGCGTAGATACCGGTTCCTTGCGTGCGCAGATTTTCGGGCAGCCACAAGCCTGCGGGTTCATAAAGGGCCTCTTTTATTTCAGAAAGAAGATCCCAGGCGTAGGAATCCCCGCTTTTCCCACAGCCGATTTCCTCGCAGTAATCAAAATAATTATCGGCTTTTTTGCTTCGCAGAAGAATGAGTTTTCTTTTTGGGCGTTCAACAATTTGGGTGAAGATGACATAAGTTTGCTGCATGCCGGAGTCCTCCTCTTTTTTTGACCGGTCAAGATATCGATAGGGAATCCGCCAGCCATCAGGCCTTGGGTGGCTGGCAAATTTTTTCGGGTTTATCCCGAATACTTGGGTGAATGCGCGGGTAAAGCCCTCATGGCTGTCAAAGACATAATCGAAGGCAACATCCAGCACTTTCACCTTGTCCTTGCGAAGCGCGGCGGCAGACCGCAGCATCCGCTCCCTGCGGATGTACTCGAAGGGAGACAGGCCGACCCGGCTCCTAAAGAGCCGTGCGGCGTGATATTGGGAATAGCCGGCCGCCTTCGCCAGATCACTGGCGGTGATGCGGCAAAGCAGGTGATCTTCAATATACCCGGTCATTCTGGCGACGGCCGCTTCTTGTTCATTCATCAGGCATTCCCCCTTAATACCTTTTAACAGTCACCGCCTCTGATTTCTTGACCTCCCATGCGATGTTTCGGTTAGGAGGAGGCCCGAACGCGCTTTTTCGGTGAAGTCTTTGCCATGGTTGCAGTCCGCATCATCGCTCGGATTGGCTGCGCTTCTGGGCTTTTTCGTATTGTCGGATACCCCGTGAAATATCAAGCCGAAGGAGGGTGCGGCGAAAGAGAAAATTATCCCTGGTCAGGTCCTGCCCGAAGAAGTGGATTTCCCGCCTTCTCTTTTTCTCACAAAGATCAACTTCCCAGCCTATGATTCCTTGCGGGAGAGGCAGGATTTGCCGGCCGTCCGCCGAACAGATCCGGCTTCTGCCATTCATTTTGAATCCGGCTTTTTTCATCATCCAGCCCATGATACCGGGCATGGGTTCCAGCTTCCCCACACTGTTGACATAAACAACAGGAACGCCAAAGGCGTCCAGGTAGCTGCCGCATAGATCTTCAATAGACGCAATTTCTTCCGCATCTTTGTTGGGATTGGCCGGACTGCCGTGAGGAAAAACGATCAGAGCAATTTTTTCGTCCTTTACGTTGTCATAGAAGTGTCTGCGTCTCGCGTCGTAGCAGATGGCGACCGCGATATTCCCAAAAGGTGCCCTGATGATACTGTCAAACCAGCCCCTCCTGAATACAGCCGCTTCGCCTTCACTTTTGGTAACAGAGCCATAAACATGTTTTCCATCGGCGATCAGGTAGCGGTTATAGTAATCTCTCTTTTCAAAATCCAGGTATCCAACCCCAATGAATGTGTTGTACTTGGATGCCATCTTCATGGCCCATGAAGAGGTATCCCGGCCGCCATGGTCGGCAAAATGCCATATCTTCTGGTTTGGCATGTAACTGCACAAAGCCAGTTCGGGCAGCAAGACTAAATCCGGGGAAGGAAGCGCGGCGATCAGCGATTCGATGTATTCTTTTCTTTCACCGACCCCCTTCAGGTCATTATTCAGTTCCAAGGCAAAGAGTCTCATGGATCCATCTCCCACAGTATCATTCTATTCTTCATGGGAGGCTGATGCCAGGCTGCGAAATCAGGTACCTGTCAAGGGATTGCCAAAACTTGTCCATGGACAAAGCCCGCGAACGGAAAAATCCACAAAATTCTTTCGAAGAGGAATGGCCCCTCCATGCGATAAGCGGCCCGGCCAGTGCCGCCCTCTCCCTAACAGGACAGTGTCTTGAAATAACCAATAGCCCTGGAAATTGACACCAACGACACGATTGCGTCTTCAGTCAGCCGATGTCCGGGCTTGATGAACATGCCCGCAATCTTCTCCGCCAGCCAAAACTTCAACCCCAAAAGAGCAGGAGGCAGCAGCCCGGGAAGCAGGCAACAAGCATGGGGACGCGGGCAATGAAGGAGTCCGGCAGACGGCCTGTTTCTCCCGTTAAGGCACAGATAATGCACGGGTACATATAGAAACGCCCTGGGAAGGCCGGGCAGCATCAGAATTCCTGCGCAATTCCCCATTCCTGGGGATCAAAAAAGACCAGACCGCCAACAATGAAAAAGACAGCAAGAACAAGGATAAACTGAACCGGGTTCCCCATAATATGCCGACTTGGCTCCGCGTCGTTTCCATGAAATTTTCCATCGCGCTTGCGCCATCAAATCTCTTTCATTCGTCTCTCAAGTGCGAATTTTCTTGCTGAACATGATCTTTCCGCGACATTGCTTTTTTATATCTGTGACGCAGGCACAGACCTGTGATGGTGACGGCCGCAGTGAAGGAGAGCACCCCTACCAAGACATAGGCGCCTGCATCTTCGAACATCAGGGTCGCACCCAACATTTCCTGAACAGAAGCGCCTCCTTGACCCCTTGTCATCCAAGAAAAGGCTTGAACGAGCGCAAACGAAAGGATCAGGCAGAGCGCACAGAGCGTTCTCAGAGATCTTTTTTCCCTCTTTTGACGCAATCTCCCCGCCCGTTGCCTGACCAGCCGGATCCGTTCTGCCGTGTCATACATGGACCACCTCCGTTTGCTGACTATTCCTTTTTTGAAAACCTTTCAAAAAGGCCGTCTACTTGTACAGGTACAAAAATGGAGAAAACTACGCACCACCGACGCAAAATTTTGCGAAATGATTGGCGGCAAAATAACCGCCCGAAAGCGGTTCTGGAAAAAGGGAAGCCACTATTTCCAGATCTGCGATTCTTCCGCGCCGCCTTCCTTTGCCACCTCGACAGGCGACGGCAGTTGCGTAGCCAGCTTGATCATCACTCCGGTCAGCAATAGACTAACCAGGGGCAGGGCATAGCCAATGTATTGTGTGATGCCGCCATGGGCAACCAGGAGATTGTAGGTCGCGTGGTAAGTAATGGAGGCTCCCAACAAGCCAGCGGTACCGGCAATTTTCAGCCAATTTCGTTGCCAGACGTAAACCAGCCCGTAGCAGATAATGGCGCCGCAGACGATATGCATGGCACCTGTTCCGAATCCGCGGATAAACAAATGGGCAAGATTCTCCGCGCCGCTTTGCGTCAGGTAAACAATATTTTCAAAGGTAGCGAAACTGACCGCAATGGTCAGTACCGAGCTCGGGATCCTCTCAGACTCAGGTTCAAAAACCAGAAGATAAAATAAGAGCGGCATAAGTTTCATGACTTCCTCTACCACTGGGGCAATCTGGGTCGAGGCATTCATCAAATCCGCCTGGTAGAGCTGGGCGAAGAAGCTATTGAGATAAGCGGAAAGAAGGCAGGCGCCCATGCCGGCAAAAGCGAAGAGGAAAAAACGGCAGCTCTTTTTCCCCATGAAAATCATAGCGACCAGAAGGGGAGCTGCAAGGCAGACGAAAATATTTTCAACATAAGTCATGCGGTTACCGCTTTTTTCATAGCCGGAACCAGGGCCAGCAGGGAAGCTGACAGCAGAAAGTCGAACCAGAAGTAGGGGTTGGACATGGTATCGCTGATCCAGAAACAGGAGGAGGTCCAAAGGCCAAATTCCAAGAATATAATCACGAGGACTGCACCGTGAAAATATTGCAGATTTCGGGCCTGACCGCTCTGCCTTCTGGCGAATACGAAACCGCGCATGGCAAAGAAGGCTACGGCCATGGTGAGACCGACCATTAAAAGGTTGGCAAAAATCTCACCACGACTCAGGTAAAGGATCAGCTGCGGAATGCAAAAAACCGGCACCAGGAGCAGGACTGGATGCCGGAACTTCTTCTCCTCCTCTGTAGCCAGAAGGTACGCCAAAGTCAGCAGAAATAGAAAGCTTGCATTCCAGGCCAATTCCGATACATAGAAGACTTGAGGCGAACTGTCAAATAAGAGAATGTAGAGAGTCCAGTGAAAGGTACCGAGCATGAAGCAGCCCAAAAAGCAGGCCAGCAGAAAAAAGGATTGCCGGCGCGTTCTGTAATAGAGGATACTGGCACCGATAAAAGCGATCAGTGTGGCAGCGGATTGCGTCAGATTGTCAAGCAGTTCGACCATTGCTGCCGCCCTGCTCTTTCTTATTCTTCATGCGGATCCGGTAGCAAAGAATCGTAATGACGACACCGAGGGCAAAAGCCAGGACTCCGATCAGGACATATCCCAAACGATTGTTGACATCAAAAACACTGGCAGTCGCTCCCGGATGGTTGTAATCAGCAGCTGGTGATCCTGCTTTCAAAGACGGAATTAAAAACGACAGGCCCGTAACGGCCAAAAGACCTGCAGCCAAAGCGGAGACACCGATCACAAGCCCGCGGCGTTTGCTTCTATTCACCTCAATTTCCTGAGCTCTCTGTCTGACCGCGGCCAGCCTTTCCTCAGTACTCCGCATGGACGACACCTTCCTCCTCCAAACGTTTGCGCAGGGATTTTTTCCCGCGGTAAACCAAATCCGCAATTTGCTTTTCGCTTTTTCCCATGATTACAGCAGCCTCAGCGTGATGCAATTGCTCAAAATATACCAGATAGAGTGCCTGACGGTAGTCCGGGTTCAATCGCTCCATGCAAAGGCTCAGAAGATCAGTGCGTTCATTCGCAATGGCCAGTTCGTCCGACCTGTCCCCGCTCTTGGGCTCGTACCCGATGTCGTCCAGACTCAGACAGTGGCGAAGCTTGTTCTGAGCCAGAAAACGCAGGGAAGCATGCCAGGCTGATTTATAGATATAGGCCTTAAAAGCACCCTCGCGGATACGGGGTTTTTTGACAGCAAGGTAAGCGAAAACGTCAATCATCAAATCTTCTGCATCATGAATGTCATGAATATAGCGGTGAATATATAAAGTCAGGCGCGTGCCATACCGCTCGATCAACTCACCTAAGCCATCTTCGCTGCCTTCCAGGTATTCGCGGTAGAGGGTTTCATCATCTCGCACTATCATGCCCCTTATCGGTTACATCAACCCTACTGCAATTTACCCTTATGTGGACATGAATTCAAGCAAAAGCAGGATCTGCCCGGCAGTTTGTACTCCAATCATCAATGCTCAGCCGCCTGAACCTC includes these proteins:
- a CDS encoding DMT family transporter, translating into MSKSRKAHLLLLLTAFLWGTSFVAQSAGMEHIGPFTFNALRYGVGVLVLLPFILARKPRLDWRFFRISLLIGLILFVSSSLQQNALLTASAGKAGFITSLYIVLVPVISLLFGRKVKLHHWLSVAASFIGLYLMTYAASGGFVLADWLLLIGSIGYSFHIISVSRYAGDVDPLALSATQFLIASLFSLVTALFFEPALDPGLIRLALPSILYAGVFSCGVAYTLQIVALKDSHSTVASLIMGLEAVFAVLGGVVVLGERFSSREIFGSLIMLASVFFVQYFESRASETP
- a CDS encoding alpha/beta fold hydrolase encodes the protein MPEVKVNGITMNYEQDGSGEPLVLIPYLAADHACYAFQVADYAKEFTCISVDPRGAGMTDKPAGDYSMELFADDIAALMQALKIEKAHVSGLSLGAATGMWLAAKYPEKVKSLSLHSGWPKTDPFLKTVVEGWQVMAKGLNSVTEMVILGIFPWCFTPELYAEKPDYVQSLADFVRSRPEQPLDAFLRQSQAVIEHDAEEQLGRIKAPTQITFGRHDLITSTRFAQAMQNAIEDARLVVFEGCAHAPIYQDVEGFNQATLEFLKQHAG
- a CDS encoding helix-turn-helix transcriptional regulator, whose translation is MNEQEAAVARMTGYIEDHLLCRITASDLAKAAGYSQYHAARLFRSRVGLSPFEYIRRERMLRSAAALRKDKVKVLDVAFDYVFDSHEGFTRAFTQVFGINPKKFASHPRPDGWRIPYRYLDRSKKEEDSGMQQTYVIFTQIVERPKRKLILLRSKKADNYFDYCEEIGCGKSGDSYAWDLLSEIKEALYEPAGLWLPENLRTQGTGIYAHGVEVGADYTGGVPAGFDLIDLEPCKFLVFQGEPYNDQNFQEAVGLCMDRIQRFKPEVYGYRYAPDLAPKMQLKPEGWRGYIEMHPVIES
- a CDS encoding carbon-nitrogen hydrolase family protein, which produces MRLFALELNNDLKGVGERKEYIESLIAALPSPDLVLLPELALCSYMPNQKIWHFADHGGRDTSSWAMKMASKYNTFIGVGYLDFEKRDYYNRYLIADGKHVYGSVTKSEGEAAVFRRGWFDSIIRAPFGNIAVAICYDARRRHFYDNVKDEKIALIVFPHGSPANPNKDAEEIASIEDLCGSYLDAFGVPVVYVNSVGKLEPMPGIMGWMMKKAGFKMNGRSRICSADGRQILPLPQGIIGWEVDLCEKKRRREIHFFGQDLTRDNFLFRRTLLRLDISRGIRQYEKAQKRSQSER
- a CDS encoding PrsW family intramembrane metalloprotease encodes the protein MTYVENIFVCLAAPLLVAMIFMGKKSCRFFLFAFAGMGACLLSAYLNSFFAQLYQADLMNASTQIAPVVEEVMKLMPLLFYLLVFEPESERIPSSVLTIAVSFATFENIVYLTQSGAENLAHLFIRGFGTGAMHIVCGAIICYGLVYVWQRNWLKIAGTAGLLGASITYHATYNLLVAHGGITQYIGYALPLVSLLLTGVMIKLATQLPSPVEVAKEGGAEESQIWK
- a CDS encoding histidine kinase; its protein translation is MVELLDNLTQSAATLIAFIGASILYYRTRRQSFFLLACFLGCFMLGTFHWTLYILLFDSSPQVFYVSELAWNASFLFLLTLAYLLATEEEKKFRHPVLLLVPVFCIPQLILYLSRGEIFANLLMVGLTMAVAFFAMRGFVFARRQSGQARNLQYFHGAVLVIIFLEFGLWTSSCFWISDTMSNPYFWFDFLLSASLLALVPAMKKAVTA
- a CDS encoding DUF4179 domain-containing protein, with the protein product MRSTEERLAAVRQRAQEIEVNRSKRRGLVIGVSALAAGLLAVTGLSFLIPSLKAGSPAADYNHPGATASVFDVNNRLGYVLIGVLAFALGVVITILCYRIRMKNKKEQGGSNGRTA
- a CDS encoding RNA polymerase sigma factor, whose protein sequence is MIVRDDETLYREYLEGSEDGLGELIERYGTRLTLYIHRYIHDIHDAEDLMIDVFAYLAVKKPRIREGAFKAYIYKSAWHASLRFLAQNKLRHCLSLDDIGYEPKSGDRSDELAIANERTDLLSLCMERLNPDYRQALYLVYFEQLHHAEAAVIMGKSEKQIADLVYRGKKSLRKRLEEEGVVHAEY